In Lampris incognitus isolate fLamInc1 chromosome 13, fLamInc1.hap2, whole genome shotgun sequence, the genomic stretch TGTCATCATCAGTCTATCAGCTGGCCTATTTTTGAATAGTTGCCTAGCTACATCATGCTAGTTAGCAAGCTGGTTAGCTATGAATAGAGTCATGGGAATTCAACCTGCTGAGAATTGTCTGTGTTCAGAAAGGGGGTGCTAACACAGTTATAAAAAATCAAATGATACCTCTGAGGATGAAGAAATGACTCCTAACGTTAATATAACACAGTAAACATGGCTGAATTAAAAACATTAGACTGGATCTGAGAAGGTACAATCCTTAacatcacagaaagttaaatcagttcatctggacacaacgtttattgagagagaaacatttcatcactcgtctaagtgacctcttcagtctcaactgactgcaggtatccccacccttataaacaatgcagtggcataacgatcgaaaccaatggtcggtttcatatgcaaattgctgtgactgaagaggtcacttagatgagtgatgaaatgtttctctcaggcTGCATGGTGACCCagaggttagcactgttgcctcacaccaaaaacgtcctgggttcgaaccccagggtagtccaaccttgggggtcgtgcatgttctccccgtgtctgtgtaggtttcctccgggtgctctggcttcctcccacagtccaagtacATGCCGATCAAgtgaatcggacttactaaattgtgtgtcaatgcgtgtgaatgtgtctgccctgcgatggactggggacctgtccagggtgtttccccatctttcgcccaatgactgctggcaatGGCTCCAGCATCttatgaccctaattaggataaacgtcttggaaaatgaatggatggatgaatgtttctctcaataaatgttgtgtccagattaactgattctttctgtgattttcttacctggattattgagcatgcataaaggcaaaTCCTGGACATCTATGTACAAAATGTTCTTTCTGGTCCTTTCTATCTCTGGTGTATCTAATAATATGTAACCCATGAGCATCATATCCTACAGACTTTAGTAGTATGTGGTAAGAATGGTTGGTGTCTGCtaggactttgccaggaaaaatgatATGGTGCAtattgttttccatcttcatcatagtagcaggtagtgttgagtttaaagaagaagtgaagttgttgtgtctcACAAACATATGAAAGAAAAGCTGGTAgaaaacctttaccaacagatagtacaacatcaATAAGAAAAACTGACAGTTAACCAggtttttttggtttggttcTGACACAACAGCATTGCTGATTCTCATTCATTTGGAATGAAGAATGACACTTGCCAACGCCTACATAGGATACACACTGGTACAATGAAACCACGAGATTCAGGACTGTGGCTTTAAAGTATATTTTTGATCCTCTAGTCTCCAAAAGTGCATCAAATGTCCTCATCATAGTTAATCTTTCTTTAGACTCCCTTCAGTAGAGATGCAATCTGTTTTCTAATTAGGAGTAGGAGTATCATTTTATTCGTTATGAGGACCTGAGAGGACTGTGTGGTTGGACTGATTTGTTATTTTTTTAGAGATGTTAATTTAAAAGTTTTTCTTCACACATAACATCTTTTTCTAAGTTGTTTATTAGAGTTTTTTTTCACTAGAAATACTGATATCACCACTGTTAAGTAACCATGAAAGGCCCATTGTAgtgtgtatttttgtattttgagTCCAGAGATGGTTCTGGTTCTGTTTTTTATTTAACAGGACAGAAAGTGAGGTTGGTTTATGTGTGAAGATCTAAGTGAATAAGTAGCAGGATGTTATTTTTAAGTGGATCACTGATCCATCAGCCACCTGTCGTCCTCATTCAGGTTAAACTTGTTGTTTTGACCCACATACAAATCTCGTTTTCACTTTCAGGAACTCCTGCTTGTCACGGCAGTCATATACGAGATCTTCCCAGAGGGCGGTCTGTTGCTATACGGTCTAGATTAACTTGTAGAATAAATAGTCCCTGTTAATCTGCCTTCAGACTGACCACCGCTCAGTGCCCCTGAGGCCAATCTGCTctcctcagctgtaggttggccAACACTGCCTGTTATGCTATAGATACAGATGAAGACATATCAGATTGTACTGTGTTTTAGCTGGTGACATGTCAGTATAACTATGTGGATCTGAAaccagattctgattctgagtgaaTGGTGTAGATTTAAATATTTTGTGCTGGTTTACATTTCAGACTGTCCTTCATTCCTCAACCTGTCCTGACTGAAcagaaaaacatccatccatccattatccaacccttggataatggatgaacagGAAGACAAATGAGTTTTATTATAGAATCCATGTGAGTCACATACAGGTTGTGTTGCTGGcatccaaacatgatgtatctaaTTTAGTTTGATAACATAATTCCTGTCTAAAGGACTCTTATTCAGTCTATTATCACACAGGCTGTGTCCAAATACCCATACTACAGCTGTAGTACATACTTTAAAGTACCATTTTTTAGTGTAATACATTAAAATATTTGTAGTTTGGAAAAACATAGCACTAAGCATGTTTTAATGGACAGCAAGTACTAAACAGTACATAGTATTGTTAGTATGCAGTATACTCTATTAGTATGTAGTACATCGTGGTGTATTAGGATATAGCCAATGCCTGTACGAAGGACCTTTATTTAGTGCACTATCATAATGCCGGTCTAAATGACCCTAATTGGTTTGGTCCCATGACGGTCTCTGCCTGTCGTAGATTTCCTCAGCATGGTGCAGGTTGTCGATCTGATTAAAGTTTGATCTTGAGTTGGAAAGACAGAACAGGAGAACTGCTGTTTGCCAGAGAGCCTGAGAAGAAGTCAGGTCACCTGTTAATGTTTTGGTGACCAGACGTTTCTAGAGACTCCAGCAGAACAGGTAGTGAAGTTCTGGTTAACTAAGAATCCAGTTAGACCCTCCCTCTCCCACAGTGCTTGATGAAAAACATTAAAATGAAACTGAAATTTTCACGGCATGTATTTAAACAGGTCATGTATTTAAATGCATCATGTTTTTATGTGGAAGTCGGTTGAACGATTTTAGGCTTTATTTATTCTTTCTGTCCTTGACTACTGTCAACCTTGTTTGATCAGATCTCCTACTGGCCGAATGCCCGTCATCTAATCACTCACTAATACTTACTCAGTTAACGTGCAGCCTTTCAGGTCACTTCAGTTAATTTACAGCCTCGTGTGATTAGCTTCCCCTAAATCGCAAGATTAAGAACAGCCAACTTAACTCGATTTCACGTCATAAAAGACAGGCTGCTCAAAGACTCTGCTGCTCCAGTTCATTACCAGACTAACAAGTTGAAACAAGGGAGACTTTGGGTGTGTTTGTCTTTGACTAGTTTTCCTATTTGCATTCCTTCCTGTTGCTTCGATTCTCTAATAAACATTGTGTGGAGGTGGAAATCTCACCTCCAGGACAATGGTCACGATAATCAGGGCTCCAATGCTGTTCATGATACCACCATAGTAGGACACCAGGGCCTCACGGCAGCCGTGGGTCCAAATGTTGAGCTCCTCAATTCGGTGGTCGTAGTCATAGTGGGCAGAGTTGTTGGTGAGGTGATGTTGGATGCAGGGGCGTGGGGAGCCAGGGTTACAGCAGCTGAAGGGAACTGAATCCATCAGATACTTCCCTTCTACGTTACTAAGGACACGGCTGGTGAGAACAGAAGAACAGATGGTTTGTTACCATTTGTACATTTTCTGGGTTGACCTTCCATCTCTGATTACTGCAGATCACATCAGTGGTGGTCTTAACAGAGTTTTTGGTTTGAATCTGAGCTTTGCTATGTCTTCCCTTTTGTGTCTTCATCCTGTTCTTCTTCTCAATCTTTACTTGTCTCACAAAACTAAATGAACAATAAAAAAAACTTTCCTACTCTACTGGAAGGTCAGCATCACACACTTCAAAGTGGGCTTTTCCCTTCAAGAGAACCAGTTTGTATTAGAACTGATTTCCATACTGCCCAATGTGTCACCGTGGTAACCAGGTGCCCAGTGTATTACCATGGTAATTAGCACTGTCATTGGTGTAATGATGTTACTGGTGGTACTGCACGGTGAGTGGGAGGGGCCTGTGGCTCTGAGGGGAAGGCAGGGAGTTTAAAATTGCGAAATTACACTTTTGGTGAAAACATCAAAGAGAAAAAGATGAATAATTTCTTAGTTGCATTATGAAACAATGGATTCTTAGAGAAATACGATTCATTTTTTTCCACCTTTCCCCCAAACTTGTTTGAGTCTGAAGGTAAATGGGAGATTAAGAGATATTCATACACCAACAAAAGAAACCAAATCAGTTTCTGTTCCTATAAAAGATCATTTCAGACAGGCTGGAGGTGATGCTGAGAGATGTACTTCTGATTAACCTTTAAGCAGAATTTAGCAGTGAAACTTGTATTCTGTTTGTGTCTTGTTCTAAAATTTAACTGACCTGAGTCACTGTTGGTAACTGAAACCTCATCACAGTAGGAGTTCTGTAAGATGTTCAGGGGGTTGGTAAATTATTGTCAAATCAGGAACCAACTTTTCATCCTTTTTTTGCAACTTTGGCATCAACCATCGCCAACTACCATCTCTTTAACCCACTGATCATTTATCCTCCACTGACCCTTTTTAACATGCACCGTTTCACTCAATTCTCTATGTATGGAACTTGGTCGTAGTTTTTTGTGTAGGGATGGAGGAGACTGCAAAAAACTTCCTGTTCAAATTTAACCTCGTCTTTCTCCAGAAGCTTATAGGAAGCTTAGAGATGATCTGCTGGGTTGCTCTCAATGACCttcagagtaaaaaaaaacaaaccccatcTGAGTTACATCCCCTCAACTGATCTCTCTCTCGCAACTATGTATTACTACAGTAACTTTGTGGTACTCTGTAATCTGCACAATAATCACTTCCCTATCACTTCTGGATTGTTCTTACAATTACAGGCGAGTGGATGTTGGTTCCAGTAACCTGGCTCATATTTAACTAAGTCAGTTCTCTCAGTACTCACTCTTTGACTTCATCGTTGCTCATGTCAAGGTAGCGGTTGCTGATCCACTGGACCTCAAACCAGTCCCTAAAGTTGTTGTTCCCACAGCAGCGGAACTCAATCTGGGTCATGTCCAATGTCCTCTTCATGAAACAGCGTCCAGGCGTGTCTGTGTCCTTGTAGAACTTGATGCCATTCTTCAGGCCTTCAGCGAGTGTCAGATAGAGGGCAAACTGCATGAGGAAGCAGAGAAGGGCAGTGACCAGCAGCAGAAGGTTGAAGCCGCAGCAGAACAGAAAGAAGGGCCGCAGCATCGGCTTCCACTTGGGGAACTTGACGGGGTCAAGAGAGTCATGGCACACCTTGCCGCCGAAGGCATTGACACCACATGTGATCATCCCCATCAGGATGAGCAGGTTGGGGACAAAGTGGCTCTCATTGTTGTCCATCATCTCGCTCCTCTTACGGAGCTCTATCTTGAAAAAGATGCCCAGGCTGAAGATGAGGATGCCCACCATCACCGAGAGCCAGTAGAGCAGCCAGAGAGCCTGAGCTAGCTTAACCCTCTTTGGCAGGTCGAACTTCACTGGCATAAACGCCATTTTCACCTATtatgttatacaaataaaactaaaCTCAGGCAGAAAACAATAGTTTATATAATTGGGGAAAGCCTTTTCGTGGGCAGTTTAAAAATCCAGTTTCAATCGCTGACTTGTAATCCATTCCAGAAGGGAGCTGCAGGCTGCGACTCGGCCAGGATTCTTGTTTTTTTATCCATGATGTGGAGTTGTAGGCCAGGACAGTCCATTCTGCATGGTGGGCAGAGCGTTCTGCTCCAAACTGGAAAAATATGAAATGGGAATCTGTCAGAGGGAGATCAGAACGTGCTGATGTTTCTCCTGCAGAAAGAAGCAgccaggtgtgaatgtgagtgaaGCTGTTGTACGTCACGTTAAACCTCCCTAATCAGCCCTGATCCCTCTTAGAGCAGATGAGCCCAGGCCTCTAATCTCTGTCTTACCCCTCTAATTGGTTTGTTTCTTAAGCATCAGCTTCccttctgagagagagagagagagagagagatgagagagagagagaggagagaggagagagagagagagagagagagagagagagagagagagagagagagagagagagtgagagagagagagagagagagagggagagagagagagagagagagagagagagagagagagagagagagagagagagagcgaggctgACTGACTGATTATGGCTGCATCAGGTTTCTGTATCCATCAAGAGAACATGAACTCAAGTCATCCAACGGCAGTCAACGTAATCCAACTTCAGTCAGCTCTATCCAGGCACAGTCACCGCCATCCAGCCATAGTCACTGCTATCCAGCCACAGTCTCTGGCGGGTCTCTGCCATCCAACCATGGTTCACAACCATCCAACTAGTCAGTTTCATCCAACTACAGTCACTGCCATCCAAACAGGCACTTTCATATAACCACAGTCACTGTGTATGtatacatgctcagtaatccaggtaagaaaatcaaagaaacttgaatcagttcatctggacacaatatttattgacagaaacatttcatcactcatctgcgaCCTCTTCAGTGtaaaactgactgcaagtatccccacccttataaacaatacagttgcataccaactatcagtttcaatggccatgtgtactattcacagaggatttgggaatgtttgcaatcacagcattgtaagatggtgacagatgaccccccccccccccgttcagggatggtcattccctcttaaaatagatggcctcttggctccccattcaaaccagcatttcctccctatcaaggatgtgcatatcctcatccttgaaagagtggccactgtagatgggtgtagactgcggagtcctggcctggtcgAGGAAAGGAAAGTTTCcttcctcgagtagctttattgacagcttatgattggttatggcatgaaacaggcttgtactgtctcttaaagaatttactttacgtattgtctcataaagaatttactttactcactggattattttgctctttatttgttgagcactttcccaaccgttgagtgtttctttaaaaaaaaaactttatctatctatagatagatagatagatagatatgtatagtgtgtatccagatgaactcgaGGGGAATCAGAATTGTCACTTTAGGGGTTTACTGAAAGCTAGTGATAGCAGTAAAATTAGCTAATATTAGATTTAATACAATACAAACTAAATCAGCAGCTTTCTCACATACAGTACTACTACTTAAATAACTTAACAGTAACAACAGTATGATATACAGTATTAGATTATATACAGTAACAGTATGTTATATAAAGTACATACAAGTAAATTGTTCTAATACAGTTCTGAGACTTTCCATTTCCTGCACATCAGAAAATGAATTGATTTAACTGGAAGCCATTTCCTCCATTTTCTCCATTTTTACTGGCTATTAATGGTGTGTAATGAACGGTGTTAGCAGGACAAAGCTCTGTTTTGTCCACAAACCAGAAGAAGTTTggaataaaacacacacaagcacactcatATGCACTCACACCCTTCAGCATATGGACTCCAGGGGAATCAAACTTGCAACCTCACTGCTTCGCAATGGCCAAAGAAAAAGGCAGGTGTAAAAAGGAGTTGTTAATCACATGAATTCATGTAGGAACCTCATTCTCTTCTGACCAACATGTGGCAGATAAAGAAGTCTGGCTGctcctgattggctgaaactCTGCATGTGGAGGTCAGCAGTGTTAGAGCTCTTTGTTTCTACTGGATTCTACTCAGTAAACTCAACTTTGAACAGCTTAAGTAAACTCGATGGAGGACTGTAAGTCATTGCTGAGATAATTATGGATTATGATGCATTTTAGCACATGAAACTGTGCTTGTCATTGTCTTATTCAGNNNNNNNNNNNNNNNNNNNNNNNNNNNNNNNNNNNNNNNNNNNNNNNNNNNNNNNNNNNNNNNNNNNNNNNNNNNNNNNNNNNNNNNNNNNNNNNNNNNNNNNNNNNNNNNNNNNNNNNNNNNNNNNNNNNNNNNNNNNNNNNNNNNNNNNNNNNNNNNNNNNNNNNNNNNNNNNNNNNNNNNNNNNNNNNNNNNNNNNNTTTTTATATCTACTTTAGATAGATCGGTTGATTGCAGCCAGAAGCCACCACTGACACACAATGTACAGGATGTCTAGATAAGACCTGCCCTGATGTGATGTGTGTTGTCTACAGACTTACAGGACAGGGAGGTGAAAGACAGAATACCGAAGACTGTTTTCTGACAACACGTTGTTCTGTATGAGTCGTGGAAGTAGCAGAAATTACTTGATAAAAATGAAAGTGATGACAATGCACGTGAATTGAAAAAATGGAGCGGTAAAAATGGATGTGAAAATGAGAAATGGAGTGATGAATTATCAAGTGAGTTGATTAATTTAAAGCCGTGACACATCCATTTCATGGTCATCCATTTTTCAATTCGCGTACATTTTCATCACATTTTCTTCACCTTCATTTTCATCACCTTCATTTTTATCAAGTGATTTTTGTTACTTCCACCACTCATAGTTGTGCAGTCCACTGATGGAGACGGATCACTCACACTGAACACTACATGTAAGTGATGTTGCATAAATGCTCTATGTTCATGATTCATAATTGATTCCATAATTTCATACAATAAATACATTTATTGTATGAAATTATTTATTGTATGGAATTATGGAATCAATTATGAATCATGAAACATAGATCATTTATGCAACATCACTTACACTACAATAGCTGGTTGTGGTTGTAGTGTGTTGATTGACAGCTCACTGGGGTGAAGTAGAGGTCAGTTACTGAGGTGGGGCGGAGCTTAAAAACACGGGAAgagatgaaagtgtgtgtgtgtgtgtgtgtgtgtgtgtgtgtgtgtgtgtgagagagagagagagaggagagagagagagagagagagagagagagagaggagagagagagagagagagagagagagagagagagagagagagagagagaggagagagagagagagagagagagaggagagagagagagagagagaatgtgtgttg encodes the following:
- the prph2b gene encoding peripherin-2b, with protein sequence MAFMPVKFDLPKRVKLAQALWLLYWLSVMVGILIFSLGIFFKIELRKRSEMMDNNESHFVPNLLILMGMITCGVNAFGGKVCHDSLDPVKFPKWKPMLRPFFLFCCGFNLLLLVTALLCFLMQFALYLTLAEGLKNGIKFYKDTDTPGRCFMKRTLDMTQIEFRCCGNNNFRDWFEVQWISNRYLDMSNDEVKDRVLSNVEGKYLMDSVPFSCCNPGSPRPCIQHHLTNNSAHYDYDHRIEELNIWTHGCREALVSYYGGIMNSIGALIIVTIVLESVDMAGLKYLTTSLETLSDPENPESESEGWLLEKGFKETFVELMTKIKVLGKGNQVEEGGGGEAAAT